In Chryseobacterium camelliae, one DNA window encodes the following:
- a CDS encoding low molecular weight protein-tyrosine-phosphatase, whose translation MNILMVCLGNICRSPLAEGIMKTKLPEGFFVDSAGTISQHEGEHPDRRAVKTAANHGIDISRQVSRPITSQDFQDFDKIYCMDIDVYEDVISKAADEGQRRKTALFLEAAGNHENAEVPDPYWGDMKDFEDVYQLLDRGCEQIARQLQSRSL comes from the coding sequence ATGAACATACTGATGGTCTGCCTGGGAAACATCTGCCGTAGCCCGCTTGCCGAAGGAATTATGAAAACCAAACTTCCGGAAGGATTCTTCGTAGATTCTGCAGGAACCATTTCACAACATGAAGGCGAGCACCCGGACAGAAGAGCTGTTAAAACTGCCGCCAATCATGGAATAGATATTTCCAGACAGGTTTCCAGGCCAATTACTTCCCAGGATTTTCAGGATTTTGATAAAATCTACTGCATGGATATTGATGTGTACGAAGATGTGATATCCAAAGCCGCTGATGAAGGACAGCGCCGGAAAACAGCCCTTTTCCTTGAGGCTGCCGGAAACCATGAGAATGCTGAAGTACCAGATCCTTACTGGGGCGATATGAAAGATTTTGAAGACGTATACCAGCTGCTCGACAGAGGTTGTGAACAGATTGCCCGTCAGTTACAAAGCCGTTCATTATAA
- a CDS encoding Mpo1 family 2-hydroxy fatty acid dioxygenase has translation MRKIDLLFAEYAESHRNATNKLIHWICVPLIFWTILGFISLIPSKSICFIYIGCISYVSLVAMALVTLFYMRLSFLIGSIMLLLMVLMESFAFGVNTRSERPWLVYLSVFILTWIFQFVGHKIEGKKPSFLKDLQFLLVGPIWLLSFILKKAGIRY, from the coding sequence ATGAGAAAAATTGACCTGCTTTTTGCTGAATATGCGGAAAGCCACAGAAATGCAACCAACAAACTGATCCACTGGATCTGTGTGCCCCTGATATTCTGGACTATCCTGGGCTTCATTTCGCTGATTCCATCCAAGTCCATATGCTTCATCTATATCGGATGCATCAGTTATGTAAGTCTTGTGGCCATGGCTCTGGTCACCCTATTCTATATGCGGCTGTCTTTTCTGATCGGCAGCATCATGCTGCTGTTGATGGTCTTGATGGAAAGTTTTGCATTCGGGGTGAATACCCGTTCGGAAAGGCCATGGCTAGTCTACCTTTCCGTATTTATTTTGACGTGGATATTCCAGTTTGTAGGCCATAAAATAGAAGGTAAAAAACCATCCTTCCTTAAAGACCTCCAGTTTTTGCTTGTTGGGCCCATCTGGCTGCTGAGCTTTATCCTGAAAAAAGCGGGCATCAGATACTGA
- a CDS encoding acyl-CoA thioesterase: MIHTKHSLRVRYGETDPMKYVYYGNYAEYFEVGRVELFRSIGMSYNEIENQGIWLPVSEYKIKYLKPALYDQKLEIHTFVKKMPGVRIEFEYEIFNEEGTKITEASTTLFFLDAATQKVVKCPDYLLELIEKNWKH, translated from the coding sequence ATGATACACACAAAACACTCATTACGAGTACGTTACGGAGAAACAGATCCTATGAAATATGTCTACTACGGTAATTATGCAGAGTACTTTGAAGTGGGCCGCGTGGAACTTTTCAGGAGCATAGGAATGTCGTATAATGAGATTGAAAACCAGGGAATTTGGCTACCGGTTTCTGAGTATAAAATTAAGTATTTAAAACCTGCTTTATATGATCAGAAATTAGAGATTCATACCTTTGTAAAAAAAATGCCGGGTGTGAGGATTGAATTCGAATATGAGATCTTTAATGAAGAAGGGACAAAAATTACTGAAGCCTCCACTACCCTTTTTTTCCTGGACGCTGCTACCCAAAAGGTTGTGAAATGTCCGGACTATTTACTGGAATTGATTGAAAAAAACTGGAAACATTAA
- a CDS encoding response regulator transcription factor, producing MKYKVLYAEDEATLAEIITDGLKTSGYDVQLATDGQKALELFRSGTPNICVLDIMMPVKDGYTLAEDIRKLDSKVPIIFLSAKSLGEDVVKGFRSGGNDYLKKPFTMGELLVRMEALLTRFGSAPPQHASSSNTRIFGGCELNLVSQELKTPKESYKISYKETAILEMLLENCNDLLPRQAALLKIWGDDSYYNARSMDVFMSHLRKMLRDDPDVELMSIRGVGYKLIC from the coding sequence ATGAAATATAAAGTATTGTATGCCGAGGATGAAGCTACCCTGGCTGAAATTATCACTGATGGACTAAAAACCAGCGGCTATGATGTGCAATTGGCAACTGACGGACAAAAGGCTCTGGAACTATTCCGGTCCGGAACACCTAATATCTGCGTCCTTGATATCATGATGCCTGTAAAGGATGGCTATACCTTAGCAGAAGATATCCGCAAACTGGATAGTAAAGTCCCGATTATTTTTCTCAGTGCCAAATCTCTGGGTGAGGATGTGGTAAAAGGATTCAGAAGCGGTGGAAACGATTATTTGAAAAAGCCTTTTACTATGGGTGAACTGCTGGTACGTATGGAGGCCCTTCTCACCAGGTTTGGGAGTGCTCCTCCGCAGCACGCTTCGTCTTCCAATACCCGGATATTTGGTGGCTGTGAGCTGAATCTCGTTAGCCAGGAATTGAAAACGCCAAAAGAAAGCTATAAAATTTCCTACAAGGAAACCGCTATTCTTGAAATGCTGCTGGAAAACTGCAATGATTTGCTGCCCCGGCAGGCAGCACTCCTGAAAATCTGGGGTGATGACAGCTATTATAACGCCCGAAGTATGGATGTCTTCATGTCGCACCTGCGGAAAATGCTTAGAGATGATCCGGATGTGGAACTGATGAGTATCAGGGGAGTAGGGTATAAGCTGATTTGCTGA
- a CDS encoding DUF2891 domain-containing protein: MKNSLLILLGIPFSVCAQETQKLTDEMAMKLAEKPVHCINQEYPNKTAHIINNSAEVSLSPRDLHPAFYGCFDWHSSVHGHWMLVRLLKTKPNLKAAKEIEAILDRSLTKENLQAEADYFTKYQLTTTFERTYGWAWLLKLDEELTTWNHPKAKLWHQNLKPLTDKILDSWKTFLPKQTYPNRTGVHPNTAFAMAFAIDWARANRDKAFETQLMEKAKYFYLKDEKTPAYLEPDGSDFFSPSLEIADLMRRVLPQKEFVLWLNKFYEKRSLENIEKIPVVSDLSDYQTVHLVGLSFSKAWCMKGIAKSLPAGHPLKKQFNAIAGTFLSNGLPLLFQGNYGGDHWLASFAVYALEEE, from the coding sequence ATGAAAAACAGTCTTTTAATCCTTTTGGGAATCCCGTTTTCAGTCTGTGCACAGGAAACGCAGAAACTTACAGATGAAATGGCGATGAAACTGGCTGAAAAGCCTGTGCATTGCATCAATCAGGAATATCCTAATAAAACGGCCCATATCATCAACAATTCAGCTGAGGTTTCGCTGAGCCCGAGGGACCTGCATCCCGCTTTTTATGGATGTTTCGACTGGCATAGCTCTGTACACGGCCACTGGATGCTGGTCCGGCTGCTGAAAACAAAACCTAATCTGAAAGCGGCCAAAGAAATTGAGGCCATTCTCGACCGTTCCCTGACCAAAGAAAACCTTCAGGCAGAGGCAGATTATTTCACTAAATATCAGCTTACCACCACTTTTGAACGAACTTACGGCTGGGCTTGGCTCCTTAAACTGGATGAAGAACTCACCACCTGGAACCATCCCAAGGCTAAACTATGGCACCAGAACCTTAAGCCTTTGACGGATAAAATCCTGGACTCGTGGAAAACGTTCCTGCCTAAGCAGACCTATCCGAACCGGACCGGCGTTCATCCCAACACAGCATTTGCCATGGCTTTTGCCATTGACTGGGCCAGAGCCAATCGTGACAAAGCTTTTGAAACCCAGCTTATGGAAAAGGCGAAATATTTTTACCTGAAAGATGAAAAAACACCGGCTTATCTGGAACCCGATGGCTCAGATTTCTTTTCCCCGAGCCTGGAAATCGCAGACCTGATGCGAAGGGTGCTTCCTCAGAAAGAATTTGTATTGTGGCTGAATAAATTTTATGAAAAACGCAGCCTGGAGAATATTGAAAAGATTCCTGTAGTGAGCGACCTGAGCGATTACCAGACGGTTCACCTGGTAGGACTGTCGTTTTCCAAAGCCTGGTGCATGAAAGGCATTGCTAAATCACTTCCTGCAGGCCATCCGCTGAAAAAGCAATTCAATGCCATAGCCGGCACATTTTTGTCCAATGGCTTACCGTTGCTGTTTCAGGGGAATTACGGCGGCGACCACTGGCTTGCCAGTTTTGCGGTTTATGCGCTGGAAGAAGAGTAA
- a CDS encoding SAM-dependent methyltransferase codes for MLFLLPAYLSENTSITHFSPVIRDYIMQTDYFFVENEKTARKVVKFFAPEKKQSDLKLFLLDKYTENADIKEAQELMLKGQDFGLLSEAGLPCIADPGNLMVKWCHEKNIRVIPISGPSSIILALISSGFNGQEFTFNGYLPIDKGEKKKHIQHLEAMVQKTGYSQIFMETPYRNNQLLEDLIKFLSPNTRLCIAANINDPEDEFIKTKTMKDWQKQKPELHKIPAVFVLGK; via the coding sequence ATGCTTTTCCTTCTCCCTGCCTACCTTTCCGAAAACACGTCCATCACTCATTTTTCACCGGTGATCAGAGATTACATCATGCAGACCGACTATTTCTTTGTTGAAAACGAAAAGACAGCAAGAAAAGTGGTGAAATTCTTTGCCCCTGAAAAAAAACAGTCTGATCTGAAGCTTTTTCTTCTGGATAAGTATACGGAAAATGCAGACATTAAAGAGGCTCAGGAACTTATGCTGAAAGGGCAGGATTTCGGGTTGCTGTCTGAAGCCGGACTTCCCTGTATTGCAGATCCCGGCAACCTGATGGTAAAGTGGTGCCATGAGAAAAACATCAGGGTTATTCCCATTTCAGGCCCTTCCTCTATTATTCTGGCTTTAATTTCCAGCGGATTTAATGGTCAGGAATTTACTTTCAACGGTTATCTTCCTATTGATAAGGGCGAGAAGAAAAAACACATCCAGCATCTGGAAGCCATGGTGCAGAAAACCGGATATTCCCAGATCTTCATGGAGACACCCTACCGCAATAATCAGCTGCTGGAAGACCTGATCAAATTCCTGTCTCCTAATACCAGACTCTGCATCGCGGCCAATATCAACGATCCGGAAGACGAGTTCATCAAAACAAAAACAATGAAAGACTGGCAGAAACAAAAACCAGAGCTGCATAAGATACCGGCAGTATTTGTACTGGGGAAATAA
- a CDS encoding sensor histidine kinase — protein MKWLSNRYAYPLVIFAMIASIGLQTAWLIQLFHAQQVQVKRDLDQAVADAARMSEYLSVAPGHENNDNFRNFFLSPEWLQLKQAYASMLNMGVSSRFETKLKNDSTLINIRLLIANKRSGPKKRKVISVFDDGETLGSVMAADKKDMRRMDSLVEVECRKQNINEDRFFILYDYNTGRPESEKDFKRAKNADYQSRQLGYNLNFFIHTYQLVVPSITYTVVYRMRYYLISSLLMILLTGLVFRFLFKVMRSQRLYTQARLAFTGNMTHELKTPVAVIEAALDSITRYKLAEDPVRMENYLAISKNEINRLNLMIDKVLSLEQLDNGKINLRTELYDVQQGLESVVSSMRLRNSNGSVHIEYIPSEEPCFVNGDPVHLTNVFYNLMDNAIKYSGPEVRIQVLCTSVDDQIVVTIQDNGPGITKIYHERIFERFFRIPEHADIHTVKGTGLGLHYVQEIIAMHGGSIKVLDRPEGGAAFIIYLPAYHEI, from the coding sequence ATGAAATGGCTCTCCAACAGATATGCTTATCCTCTTGTTATTTTCGCCATGATCGCCAGTATCGGTCTACAGACTGCCTGGCTGATCCAGCTTTTCCATGCCCAACAGGTACAGGTGAAGAGAGACCTGGACCAGGCCGTAGCCGATGCTGCCCGCATGAGCGAATACCTCAGTGTAGCTCCGGGCCATGAAAACAATGACAATTTCCGGAATTTCTTCCTTTCTCCGGAATGGTTACAGCTGAAGCAGGCCTATGCCAGTATGCTGAATATGGGAGTCAGCAGCCGGTTTGAGACGAAACTGAAAAACGACAGTACACTGATTAATATCAGATTGCTGATTGCCAATAAAAGATCCGGTCCGAAAAAAAGGAAGGTGATTTCTGTTTTTGATGATGGCGAAACCCTCGGATCAGTGATGGCGGCAGATAAAAAAGACATGCGGCGAATGGACAGTCTGGTAGAAGTTGAATGCAGAAAGCAGAATATCAATGAAGACCGGTTTTTCATCCTGTACGATTATAACACAGGCCGGCCTGAATCTGAAAAAGACTTTAAGAGAGCAAAGAATGCAGATTATCAAAGCAGGCAATTAGGGTATAACCTTAATTTTTTTATCCATACCTATCAGCTGGTGGTGCCTTCCATTACTTATACAGTGGTTTACCGGATGCGGTATTACCTGATTTCTTCATTGCTGATGATCCTGCTCACCGGCCTGGTTTTCCGGTTTCTTTTTAAAGTAATGCGCAGCCAGCGGCTGTATACCCAAGCCCGCCTTGCCTTTACCGGAAATATGACGCACGAGCTGAAAACACCAGTTGCTGTCATCGAAGCGGCCCTGGATTCCATTACCCGGTATAAGCTGGCTGAAGACCCTGTCCGGATGGAAAATTATCTGGCCATCAGTAAAAACGAAATTAACCGACTGAACCTGATGATTGATAAAGTATTGAGCCTGGAACAACTGGACAACGGTAAAATCAACCTGCGAACTGAACTGTACGATGTGCAGCAGGGATTAGAAAGTGTAGTATCCTCGATGAGATTACGTAACAGCAATGGTTCGGTACATATTGAATATATCCCGTCTGAAGAACCCTGTTTCGTGAATGGGGATCCCGTTCATCTCACCAATGTTTTTTATAATCTGATGGATAATGCCATTAAATACAGTGGCCCTGAAGTACGCATTCAGGTTTTGTGTACATCGGTGGATGACCAGATTGTGGTAACAATCCAGGATAATGGTCCCGGGATTACAAAGATATATCACGAGCGTATCTTTGAACGGTTTTTCCGGATTCCTGAACATGCTGATATCCATACCGTAAAAGGAACCGGTCTCGGCCTTCATTATGTACAAGAGATTATTGCCATGCATGGTGGAAGCATCAAGGTTTTAGACAGGCCTGAAGGAGGAGCCGCTTTTATTATTTATTTACCCGCTTACCATGAAATATAA
- a CDS encoding outer membrane beta-barrel family protein, whose protein sequence is MKNTILSLLLFLSGLLYAQTVQPGIIQDAEGRMLDAATITLSKDQKNVTTVFSDLGNFSMSYPAPGTYTLIATLSGYQQVEIPLQLPKENLVIVLQKKEHVIEEVTMTKKKPLIERKIDRVSFNVENSIIASGGSAWEALMKAPGIQITSANDVTANRKNVRIYLDGKPLQLSGDDLAAYLQGMPSDQVAQVEIFSNPPARFDAEGASVVNIITKKAKKQGFNLSLNGGINQGTYTGYTGNTTFSYRKNKWNIYGNYGFTHRQTIQDHNIFVNYGNSLWNSTSRSVYRSNTHDYRLGVDYQVSDNQVLGFLMTGNNRKGKFGGSSPTQITSPAMKLDSILNTDNYATTLGDQYAYNLNYNLKLDSAKSSLNIDLDYSPFRNTNRSFTDNVTLLPDGSKTSYFFNIYTPSSQDISLLSGKADYHFKSVKGLEITSGIKYSSTKSISIFDYFNRDGSTLTAVEANRNHFTYLENVASAYISASGSVGPWSFQGGLRGEYTRTRGYEQNMDLLNERNYFKLFPTAFIQYKPHDNHEFQLNYAYRIERPEYNRLNPAKRFSSPYSVYAGNPALQPAFVHSVEAGYTYRHNYNLTVYYTSTRDVFTNINIQDNETKRYYGTQANLGLSAMAGMRLSGQVKPANWWDVNVLADVYRQREKSDYLSGSYDNHMISFSGSINQSFSIDKKTGLKAEISGTYNSACIQGIYRVRANSFIDIGIKMNVLKNAGTLKLTATDVFNTNNNFVSINFRDQQSHFFYQRESRFVTLSLLYRFGNTTASPRNRKTAGEEERKRMQ, encoded by the coding sequence ATGAAAAATACAATTTTATCTCTCCTGCTATTTTTATCAGGACTTCTGTACGCCCAAACCGTTCAACCAGGCATCATACAGGATGCCGAAGGACGGATGCTGGATGCCGCAACGATTACGTTATCCAAAGACCAGAAAAATGTAACCACAGTATTTTCCGATCTTGGAAATTTCAGCATGTCTTATCCTGCCCCCGGAACTTATACCCTGATTGCTACACTTTCTGGCTATCAACAGGTAGAAATACCTCTACAGCTTCCAAAAGAAAATCTGGTTATTGTTTTGCAGAAAAAGGAGCATGTCATAGAGGAAGTAACCATGACCAAAAAAAAGCCTCTGATCGAAAGGAAAATCGACCGGGTAAGCTTTAATGTTGAAAACAGTATAATTGCTTCAGGCGGAAGTGCCTGGGAAGCCCTCATGAAAGCGCCGGGCATTCAGATCACGTCTGCCAATGACGTAACAGCCAACAGAAAGAATGTCCGGATTTACCTTGACGGAAAGCCGTTGCAGTTATCGGGAGATGATCTGGCAGCCTATCTACAGGGAATGCCTTCGGACCAGGTCGCCCAGGTGGAGATTTTTTCCAATCCTCCGGCAAGGTTCGATGCTGAAGGAGCTTCAGTCGTCAATATCATTACTAAAAAAGCAAAGAAGCAGGGCTTTAACCTGAGCCTGAATGGCGGAATCAATCAGGGCACTTACACCGGCTATACAGGAAATACGACCTTCAGTTACCGTAAAAACAAATGGAATATCTATGGAAATTACGGATTTACCCATCGCCAAACCATCCAGGATCATAATATTTTCGTCAATTACGGGAATTCTTTATGGAACAGCACCAGCCGTAGTGTATACCGTTCAAACACCCATGATTACCGTCTTGGGGTTGATTACCAGGTTTCTGATAATCAGGTACTCGGTTTCCTCATGACTGGAAATAACCGGAAAGGTAAATTCGGGGGCAGCAGCCCTACCCAGATCACTTCGCCGGCCATGAAGCTGGATTCTATTTTAAATACGGATAACTATGCTACTACCCTGGGAGACCAGTATGCTTATAACCTGAATTACAACCTCAAACTCGATTCTGCAAAAAGCAGCCTAAATATTGATCTCGATTATTCTCCTTTCCGGAATACCAACCGGTCTTTTACAGACAATGTCACCCTGCTGCCCGATGGTAGCAAGACATCCTATTTTTTCAATATTTACACCCCAAGTTCACAGGATATCAGCCTTTTGTCAGGGAAAGCGGATTATCATTTTAAATCTGTGAAAGGGCTTGAAATAACATCGGGAATCAAATACAGCAGCACAAAAAGCATCAGTATTTTCGATTATTTCAACCGTGATGGCAGCACATTGACAGCAGTGGAAGCCAACCGCAACCATTTCACTTACCTTGAAAATGTAGCTTCGGCATATATCAGTGCATCGGGCAGTGTTGGACCCTGGAGCTTCCAGGGGGGACTGCGGGGTGAATATACCCGTACCAGAGGATACGAGCAGAATATGGACCTTTTGAATGAAAGGAATTATTTTAAACTGTTCCCGACAGCTTTCATTCAGTATAAACCTCATGACAACCATGAGTTCCAGCTTAATTATGCCTACCGCATAGAACGCCCGGAATACAACCGGCTGAATCCAGCCAAACGTTTTTCTTCTCCGTACAGTGTCTATGCAGGAAATCCGGCTTTGCAGCCTGCATTTGTCCACAGTGTGGAAGCAGGATATACCTACAGGCATAATTATAACCTTACGGTATATTACACCTCTACCCGCGATGTATTTACCAATATTAACATTCAGGATAACGAGACGAAAAGATATTATGGTACCCAGGCTAACCTCGGCCTCAGTGCCATGGCAGGCATGCGTCTATCGGGACAGGTAAAGCCTGCGAACTGGTGGGATGTGAATGTCTTAGCCGATGTTTACCGCCAGCGTGAGAAGTCTGATTACTTATCGGGCAGTTATGACAACCATATGATTTCCTTTTCCGGATCGATCAACCAATCTTTTTCGATTGATAAGAAGACGGGACTGAAAGCTGAAATCAGCGGAACTTACAATAGTGCATGCATCCAGGGCATCTATCGTGTTCGTGCCAATTCTTTTATAGATATCGGAATTAAAATGAATGTACTGAAAAACGCCGGGACACTTAAACTTACTGCCACTGATGTCTTTAATACCAACAATAATTTTGTCAGCATCAACTTTAGAGATCAGCAGAGCCACTTTTTCTATCAGCGCGAAAGCCGGTTCGTCACACTCAGCCTGCTGTACCGGTTTGGAAACACTACCGCTTCTCCCCGAAACAGAAAGACGGCAGGCGAAGAGGAACGTAAAAGGATGCAGTAA
- the dnaA gene encoding chromosomal replication initiator protein DnaA, producing MDENLMLIWQNCLQFMRDNLNAAEDNSDLKKLEKSFDLLFDKVQPISLVDNNLTLMVPSDFYKEYIEDNYLSLLSAALKKNIGKGVKLWYSVMENKPAGLEKPVTMNMKGKSVPTPKVQETLPPGFSSNIVNPFVVPGIKKVNIDSNLKSDFSFDNYVEGESNKFAATVARSIAKRPGATAFNPLFLYGGYGVGKTHLGQAVGLEVKNQFPDKVVLYLSSEKFIQQFISAAKAHKQTEFANFYQMVDVLIIDDIQFLSGKSATQDSFFHIFDYLHQNGKQIILTSDKAPADIMDIQDRIVSRFKWGLSAEIKSPDYDTRKKIIINKLSRDGIVLTDDMLDFLASETKTNVRELIGVINSVIAYSTIYKSDLSLELLKDTINKIAANQKKVINIPYIQEVVCDYFGIKREQLLSKTRKREIALPRQLAMYFAKEFTNATFTKIGEEMGGKDHSTVMYACDTIKDVSKIDKEVKKYVKELTEKIKH from the coding sequence ATGGATGAAAATTTAATGTTGATATGGCAGAACTGCCTTCAGTTTATGCGGGACAATCTCAACGCTGCTGAAGATAATTCTGATTTAAAAAAACTCGAGAAATCCTTCGACCTTCTGTTTGATAAAGTTCAGCCAATTTCTTTGGTGGACAATAATCTTACTTTGATGGTACCGAGTGATTTCTACAAAGAATATATTGAAGACAATTACCTGTCTTTGCTTTCGGCTGCCCTTAAGAAAAACATCGGAAAAGGGGTTAAGCTGTGGTATTCTGTTATGGAAAACAAGCCGGCAGGGCTGGAAAAACCTGTCACTATGAATATGAAAGGCAAAAGTGTTCCTACGCCCAAAGTTCAGGAAACTTTGCCACCGGGCTTTTCATCCAATATCGTTAATCCTTTTGTTGTTCCCGGAATAAAAAAGGTTAATATTGATTCCAATCTGAAGTCCGATTTTTCTTTTGATAACTATGTAGAAGGAGAAAGCAACAAGTTTGCGGCAACCGTAGCAAGGTCTATTGCAAAAAGGCCTGGTGCTACAGCATTCAACCCATTATTCTTATACGGAGGATATGGAGTAGGGAAAACCCACCTTGGACAGGCGGTAGGTCTGGAAGTAAAAAACCAGTTCCCGGATAAAGTGGTCTTATACCTTTCTTCAGAGAAATTTATCCAACAGTTTATTTCTGCGGCGAAAGCCCATAAGCAAACTGAATTTGCCAACTTCTACCAGATGGTAGATGTGCTGATTATCGATGATATTCAGTTCCTTTCCGGAAAATCTGCTACCCAGGACAGTTTCTTCCATATTTTCGATTACCTGCACCAGAACGGAAAACAGATTATCCTGACTTCCGATAAGGCGCCGGCAGATATTATGGATATTCAGGACAGGATTGTATCCCGTTTCAAATGGGGTCTTTCTGCAGAGATCAAATCCCCGGATTATGATACCCGTAAAAAGATCATCATCAACAAACTGAGCAGAGACGGTATCGTTCTTACCGACGACATGCTGGATTTCCTTGCTTCTGAAACCAAGACCAATGTAAGAGAGCTGATCGGGGTGATCAATTCCGTGATTGCCTACTCAACCATTTATAAGTCTGACCTGAGCCTGGAACTGTTGAAGGATACCATCAATAAGATTGCGGCCAACCAGAAAAAAGTCATCAACATCCCGTATATCCAGGAAGTGGTGTGCGATTATTTCGGAATCAAAAGAGAGCAGCTGCTTTCAAAAACCAGAAAAAGGGAAATTGCCCTTCCAAGACAGCTGGCCATGTATTTTGCCAAAGAATTCACCAACGCCACCTTTACTAAAATCGGTGAAGAGATGGGAGGGAAAGACCATTCAACGGTAATGTACGCCTGCGATACCATTAAAGATGTCTCTAAAATCGATAAGGAAGTAAAAAAATATGTAAAGGAGCTTACTGAAAAAATAAAGCACTAA
- the pheA gene encoding prephenate dehydratase: MKIAFLGPQASFTQLAATQLFPHDELVPKANILDCFHAVENGLADKAVVPLENSIEGTVSMTLDYLYRIPAIKIEAEGVMPIAHHLMIHPDNESRKVEKIYSHPQALAQTFHFLDTNYKDALRQDFSSTAAAALMVSENPELNIAAVANQFAANLYGLNIIHHNIQDFEQNHTRFIIISKGDESYDNTQLEVLGEKSGLLVTLPEDHAGGLHQVLSVFAWRKMNLSKIESRTLKTGLGNYFFYINIAGKWESVLHENALKELQSIHADVDFLGSYKEFLLEA, encoded by the coding sequence ATGAAGATCGCATTTTTAGGACCGCAGGCAAGTTTTACCCAACTTGCAGCCACTCAACTTTTCCCGCATGATGAACTGGTTCCGAAAGCCAATATCCTGGACTGCTTCCACGCGGTGGAAAACGGGCTTGCCGATAAAGCTGTGGTACCGCTGGAGAATTCCATTGAAGGGACGGTATCCATGACCCTGGATTATCTTTACAGGATCCCAGCGATAAAAATAGAAGCGGAAGGCGTAATGCCGATTGCCCATCACCTGATGATCCATCCGGATAATGAAAGCCGGAAGGTAGAAAAAATATATTCTCATCCCCAGGCACTGGCGCAGACATTTCATTTCCTTGATACCAATTATAAGGACGCTTTACGGCAGGATTTTTCATCTACAGCCGCCGCAGCCCTGATGGTGTCTGAAAATCCGGAACTGAATATTGCAGCAGTGGCCAATCAGTTTGCCGCCAACCTTTACGGACTGAACATCATTCACCATAACATTCAGGATTTTGAGCAGAACCATACCCGGTTTATTATCATATCAAAAGGTGATGAATCCTATGATAACACACAGCTGGAAGTACTGGGTGAAAAATCCGGACTGCTGGTTACCCTTCCTGAGGATCATGCCGGTGGCCTGCATCAGGTATTATCTGTGTTTGCCTGGAGGAAGATGAATTTAAGCAAGATAGAATCCAGGACTTTAAAAACCGGCCTGGGAAATTACTTCTTCTACATCAATATCGCAGGAAAATGGGAATCGGTTCTGCATGAAAATGCTTTGAAAGAATTACAATCCATCCATGCTGATGTTGATTTTCTCGGAAGTTATAAGGAATTTCTCCTGGAAGCCTGA